In a genomic window of Erigeron canadensis isolate Cc75 chromosome 5, C_canadensis_v1, whole genome shotgun sequence:
- the LOC122601896 gene encoding pathogenesis-related thaumatin-like protein 3.5 — translation MASTFSSSVHFFFLLMLLLSSGNIISDCARVFTIINDCDETIWPAITPGESFGGGGYPLRAKESRVHTAPSGWSGRIWGRSKCNFDTNGNGTCLTGRCGTSLQCTASGETPATLAEFTLAMMEFYDVSLVDGFNLPMSVRPVNGKGNCSVAGCVGDLRKSCPSELSVKAGGKVIACRSACDVFNTDEYCCRGNYGNPATCRPTSYSKIFKNACPTSYSYAYDDPTSIMTCSGADYIITFCGAKNRTQCSYHNNKLTCSGSTTSFSKNWMSTLMVALMVISLVLML, via the exons ATGGCATCAACATTTTCAAGCTCTGTGCATTTCTTCTTCTTATTGATGTTGCTCCTTTCCTCAG GAAACATAATATCAGATTGTGCAAGAGTTTTCACCATAATTAACGATTGCGACGAGACAATTTGGCCCGCGATCACCCCTGGTGAAAGCTTTGGGGGTGGAGGCTACCCTCTTCGCGCAAAAGAATCACGGGTTCACACTGCACCCTCGGGATGGTCAGGCCGAATATGGGGCAGAAGCAAATGCAACTTTGATACCAATGGCAATGGAACATGTCTAACGGGCCGTTGTGGCACATCCCTTCAATGTACTGCCTCTGGCGAAACCCCAGCAACATTAGCTGAATTTACTCTCGCCATGATGGAATTTTACGATGTTAGCCTTGTTGACGGCTTTAATTTACCAATGTCTGTTCGACCCGTTAATGGAAAAGGAAACTGTAGTGTTGCGGGTTGTGTAGGTGATTTGCGAAAATCTTGCCCTTCAGAACTTTCTGTTAAGGCTGGTGGTAAAGTTATTGCTTGTCGAAGTGCTTGTGATGTATTCAACACCGACGAGTACTGCTGTCGAGGGAATTATGGAAATCCTGCTACGTGCCGGCCAACTTCTTACTCGAAGATATTTAAAAATGCTTGCCCGACTTCATATAGTTACGCGTATGATGACCCGACTAGCATTATGACTTGTTCTGGTGCTGATTACATTATCACGTTTTGTGGAGCCAA GAACCGAACTCAATGCTCGTATCACAACAACAAGTTGACTTGTAGCGGATCGACAACAAGCTTCTCAAAGAACTGGATGTCGACTTTGATGGTGGCCTTAATGGTCATTTCCTTAGTATTGATGTTGTAA